AGTTCGGCGGAAAACTCTATGTGCCAAAACTTCTTGCCGTGACGATTCTGCGCGAAATGGGTCCCGTGTTCACAAGTCTTATGCTGGCGGCCCGCGTGGGCGCCGGTATTGCGAGTGAGATCGGCAGTATGGTGGTCACTCAGCAGGTTGATGCCATCCGCGCGCTCGGCACCTCGCCGATTAAGAAAATCGTCATTCCGCGCGTGCTTGCTTGTTTGATTGCTCTTCCGATTCTGGTGTCAATGGCCAATATCGTAGGCAATGCCGGCGGCTTGATTGTCGGTGCTGTCGAGCTAAACCTCGATCCGAACTTTTATCTTTTAAAAGTGCTCACCACGTCGACGATTGAAGACTACCTTTCCGGTTTTGGAAAAACATTTTTCTTTGCGATCTTTATCTCCATCTCGGCCTGTTATTTTG
This region of Bdellovibrio sp. 22V genomic DNA includes:
- a CDS encoding ABC transporter permease, which encodes MGILFRDVLRELFKGRFYWKLLIEQIYQIGMRSMPLIIITSVSIGMVMSLQFGLGLEKFGGKLYVPKLLAVTILREMGPVFTSLMLAARVGAGIASEIGSMVVTQQVDAIRALGTSPIKKIVIPRVLACLIALPILVSMANIVGNAGGLIVGAVELNLDPNFYLLKVLTTSTIEDYLSGFGKTFFFAIFISISACYFGLNVKAGTKEVGIATTKAVVVSSILILVGDFFLSKLFWIFEKMI